Proteins co-encoded in one Malus domestica chromosome 09, GDT2T_hap1 genomic window:
- the LOC103437189 gene encoding uncharacterized protein: MAAEFSSCVEYGLGLSKRIFYGKESVPDPLAMTRSSKSFLPEAPMVYAVVTNPEIVENPDIPSYQPYVHGLCQPPALIPLHMHGIAMEIEVYLDTAFVTVSGTWRVHCVSSAKRCDCRVAVPMGEQGSLLGVEAEAAGRSYRTQLIAAEDSTNGEKVGKDGYFLKREAYTLKVPQVDGGSLLSFKIRWSQKLLYHDGHFSLSVPFSFPAYVNPAGKNVSKREKIFLNVNAGTNMDISCKSTSHPLKDERHQSGKLSFSYEAEVQSWSSAAFSFSYTVHTNDLYGGVFLQSPILSDFDDREMFCFYLIPGNTQIRKVFKKQVIFIVDTSGSMLGDPLENAKNALLASLSKLNVEDTFNIIAFNGEVHLFSSSMELATDKAILKAKNWVDANLIANGGTNILLPLRQAMMLLAKTVDSIPFIFLITDGAVEDEREICNFMKGYASAGSICPRISTFGIGLYCNHYFLQMLAQIGKGYHDAAYDSGSIEYRMQRLFTSASSVILANITVEALDSLDSLELCPSHIPDLSSGSPLIMSGRYEGSFPDSIKVHGTLADMSNFVIDLKVQRSKDFPLDRVLARRHIDMLTAHAWLSGSKELEEKVSKLSKQTGVPSEYTCMILLQTNEAKKAPESVMIQEVYNKITKWKKTQSSSQKMITLGNLGIGFGNLTATAQNKALGSEEEKAADATELLVKAASNCCSRALDRVCCMCFITTCSHMNNQCAIVLTQVCTALACFECFNCCFELCSG, translated from the exons ATGGCCGCCGAGTTTTCCAGCTGCGTCGAGTACGGCCTCGGCCTCTCCAAGCGGATTTTCTACGGCAAGGAGTCCGTCCCCGATCCGTTGGCGATGACGAGGTCGTCGAAGTCGTTTTTGCCTGAGGCTCCGATGGTGTACGCGGTGGTTACCAACCCGGAAATCGTGGAAAATCCGGACATTCCGAGCTACCAGCCCTACGTCCACGGCCTGTGTCAACCGCCGGCGTTAATACCTCTGCATATGCACGGGATAGCTATGGAGATCGAGGTTTATCTGGACACTGCGTTTGTTACCGTGAGCGGCACGTGGCGCGTGCATTGTGTTTCCTCCGCGAAGAGGTGCGACTGTCGCGTGGCCGTGCCGATGGGCGAGCAG GGTTCACTTCTAGGTGTTGAGGCTGAGGCCGCCGGAAGATCATATCGAACTCAACTGATCGCGGCGGAGGACTCAACAAATGGGGAGAAGGTGGGCAAAGATGGTTACTTTCTGAAACGCGAGGCATACACTTTAAAAGTCCCGCAGGTTGATGGAGGCTCCTTACTTTCATTCAAGATCAGATGGTCTCAGAAATTGTTGTATCACGATGGCCACTTCTCCCTCAGTGTACCTTTTAGTTTTCCGGCATATGTCAATCCCGCTGGGAAGAATGTTTCAAAACGGGAGAAGATTTTCTTGAACGTGAATGCCGGTACCAACATGGACATTTCATGTAAAAGTACCAGCCATCCTCTTAAG GATGAGAGGCACCAAAGCGGTAAATTGAGTTTTTCGTATGAAGCAGAGGTGCAATCATGGTCAAGTGCGGCCTTTAGTTTTTCATACACT GTTCATACAAATGACTTGTATGGTGGCGTGTTCTTGCAATCTCCAATACttagtgattttgatgataGAGAGATGTTCTGCTTCTATCTGATCCCCGGAAATACCCAGATTAGAAAG GTTTTTAAGAAGCAAGTTATATTTATTGTTGATACGAGTGGAAGTATGCTGGGAGACCCTCTTGAAAATGCAAAGAATGCACTGTTGGCATCACTATCTAAGCTCAACGTAGAAGATACTTTCAACATAATAGCTTTTAATGGAGAGGTTCACTTATTCTCATCATCAATGGAGTTGGCAACAGACAAAGCAATTCTAAAAGCTAAGAACTGGGTTGACGCGAATCTTATTGCTAATGGTGGTACAAATATCTTGCTTCCCCTCAGACAG GCTATGATGTTGTTGGCCAAAACGGTTGATTCGATTCCTTTCATCTTTCTCATTACTGATGGGGCAGTTGAAGATGAAAGGGAGATTTGCAATTTTATGAAAGGTTATGCTAGTGCAGGTTCAATTTGTCCTCGCATATCTACTTTTGGCATAG GTTTATATTGTAATCATTACTTCCTGCAAATGCTAGCTCAAATTGGGAAGGGTTATCATGATGCTGCTTATGATTCAG GGTCAATTGAATATAGAATGCAAAGGTTATTTACAAGTGCATCGTCAGTGATTCTTGCCAATATAACCGTGGAGGCCTTAGACTCTCTTGATTCACTTGAG CTGTGTCCATCTCATATACCGGACCTTTCATCTGGAAGTCCATTGATCATGTCAGGCAGATACGAGGGAAGCTTCCCCGACTCCATTAAAGTTCATGGTACCTTGGCTGATATGAGCAATTTTGTTATAGACTTGAAAGTGCAAAGATCTAAGGATTTTCCACTTGATCGG GTGCTTGCAAGAAGGCACATTGACATGCTTACAGCTCATGCATGGTTATCAGGAAGTAAAGAGCTAGAAGAGAAG GTTTCTAAATTGAGCAAACAAACCGGGGTTCCATCTGAGTACACTTGCATGATACTGTTGCAGACTAATGAGGCGAAGAAAGCACCGGAATCAGTTATGATCCAAGAG GTCTACAACAAAATTACTAAGTGGAAGAAGACGCAGTCGAGTAGCCAGAAGATGATAACCCTCGGAAACCTGGGCATTGGCTTTGGTAACTTGACTGCAACAGCTCAGAACAAAGCACTGGGAAGCGAAGAAGAGAAGGCTGCTGATGCCACAGAGCTCTTGGTGAAGGCTGCTTCCAACTGCTGTAGCCGAGCACTCGACCGTGTCTGTTGCATGTGTTTCATTACGACTTGTTCGCACATGAACAACCAGTGCGCAATTGTTCTCACACAAGTCTGCACTGCCCTTGCTTGCTTTGAGTGCTTCAATTGTTGCTTCGAACTATGTTCAGGATGA